In Streptomyces venezuelae, the sequence GCCCCACCCCGAACCCGCCTCGCCCCGGACGCGGCGGGCCCGGCCGACAAGATCAGAAAGAGACGACCGAGGAGGCCCGCTCATGGCCCGGAACCCGATGGCCGATGTCGTCGTACTGCTCCCCGGTATCGGCGGGAGCGTGCTGACCCGGAACGGCAAGGAGGTGTGGGCGCCCTCCGCCTCGGCGGTACTGGGCGCGCTGGCGAGCCTGGGCGGCTCGCTGGAGTCCCTGGAACTCGGCGAGGACGACTGGCTCGTGGACGATCTCGGCGACGGCGTCGCCGCCGACCGGCTGGTGCCCGATCTGCACACCCTGCCCGGACTGTGGAAGATCGACGGCTACACGGCGATCGAGAGGTTCCTGCTGGCGCGGTTCGACCTGCAGAAGGGCCGGAACTACTTCCCGTTCCCGTACGACTGGCGACGCGACAACCGGGCGTCCGCCCGCAGGCTCGCCGAGCAGAGTGCGGTCTGGCTGCGGGACTGGCGGGAGGCCAGCGGCAATCCGGCGGCCCAGCTCGTCCTGATCGGGCACTCGATGGGCGGGCTCGTCTCGCGCTATTTCGTCGAGGTGCTGGGCGGCTGGAAGGACACCCGGGCCATCGTGACCTTCGGGACCCCCTACTACGGGTCGCTCAACGCCGTCGAGTTCCTGTGCAACGGCTTCCACAAGCGGATCGGCCCGTTCGAGAAGGACCTCACACGGCTCCTGCGCTCCTTCACCGCCCTCCACCAGCTCGTCCCCGTCTACAAGTGCGTGTACGGGCCCGACGGCGAGGCGGCCGTCCCCGCCAAGGCCGGGCTGCCCGGCTGGCAGC encodes:
- a CDS encoding lipase/acyltransferase domain-containing protein, producing MARNPMADVVVLLPGIGGSVLTRNGKEVWAPSASAVLGALASLGGSLESLELGEDDWLVDDLGDGVAADRLVPDLHTLPGLWKIDGYTAIERFLLARFDLQKGRNYFPFPYDWRRDNRASARRLAEQSAVWLRDWREASGNPAAQLVLIGHSMGGLVSRYFVEVLGGWKDTRAIVTFGTPYYGSLNAVEFLCNGFHKRIGPFEKDLTRLLRSFTALHQLVPVYKCVYGPDGEAAVPAKAGLPGWQPQWSSHLTDFFAETERAATANRKESAWESNQVVYHPIVGMDQPTRQSARLADHTIETLLLRGDADEGGDGTVPKLSAALSGTEDARTFVPQKHGSLQNQDAMLDHLGGILQSLHDVRIDDLRAAVTSWFSYLGDDLYLADEPVTCEVGAVSSLSESELPEVPARLSVTARATGRAVVARDLTVARWRQRVDVGVLPAGTYDLLISAGADTAPLCDVFVVAGPDGTDAVDGPR